The genome window agaagTGGTACAATTGTGGTatgaaaaatgtggtaagcctAGCATTACTCattttataattggatgataaTGGTtgattgaaagaaaattaagtttagaacgtgtttcttgttttttttcttttttttttcttcttcagcgTGTTTcttgtctctttttttttttcttcttccgcgtaatcttcttttctttgaggTTCAATGAAAAATTGCCCAAGGTTGAATGaatattcaaattcaaatgaaacggaaaaactccaaaattcTTAAATAGGTAATTTCTTTGAAGTAAGAATAAAGACATATTGATTGCAATCTGATTATGAGTGGAAGGAAAATTACTTTCccaatcaaaagaaaaaaaaaattatgaggGGAAGGAGATGATGACAAAAAAGCCCTCTTGTGAAGCCAGAAAACGCATGAAATACTGAAAAAGGAGATgaccaaaatgcaaaaaagaaaaagaaacttgtTGTAAACTGAGGAGACATGAAAAgcgaagaaataaaaagaactcCTACATAATAGCAACtgttaacaacaacaaaaacttgaTGATGTGTAATATTTTAAGTTGTTAGATTATTGTAATGGcctaaatttaacaaaatgcAGATAAATACACCGTCCCTAAATGTAAAAGTTCGGGATCCGACAAAATACACATGCATACAGGACCTTTAGGGCAAAACTATTCATTCGGCTTTCATTTGATTTCTTTGACATTTACTCCCATTCATGGCAGAGAGGACCCGATCCTTCTTTTATAGAGCCCAGATTCAACTATACATGCGGGCGCGTGTATATAACATATACAATTCTAAACTTAAATAATTACCCCCACACTGATTTGAGAAGACGACACTTCAAATAAGCTTAATTTTATTTCGACATGGCTCTATTTCTGCGACTGTTCGTCCACAGAAAGCTGTATTTCATCATACATGTTCAATGATTTAACATTAGCCACCGTTTCCGGCTGCCTATTTCCTAATGTTGGTGCTGGTTCTTCACAAGACAGCTTTGAAAATTGGCCCTGCAAAGTGCTTCCTTTGGCTTCACCTACTTGCACATTCTTGCTTTCCATAACTCTGACTTCTGGTTCCTTAATACAATAATTTTCCTTGCATTGCTCCACACATTCAGCAATTTCCATTTTGGTGTCAACTTCTGATTGCAGCAGATCCTTGGGATTCATTTGGCTGATATCTGATTCTGCGACGCCTACTTCGATCTGGCAACCAATTCCCTCTGATGGCTGGACAGTGAGTTCAACTTCAGCTTGTAATTCCAGCAAATTCTTGCCTTCAAGTCCAATCTCTGCATCAACGACCATTCTGTCAGCATGACATTTTCCATCCGATTGCTTTACGGACTCAACATCAGTTTTAGCACCCAATGCAGATTCCGTTTGTGTTTCCGTTTCAGCACCAGTGTTGTTACCAGAACATTTTTCATCAGGTTGCTGGACAAACCCGATAATGGTTTCTCTGGATTGAATACCTACATCAGTTGATCCGCCTGTTTCTAGTGTTGATGCACCAGCTTTGTTATCACCACCAATGAATAATTTGCTACCTTCCACTTCTTGTAACTTAACACCTTCtacaaattcattttctgCTTCAACACCAGTTTTGTTTCTGCAAGAAATATCATCCAAATGCTGTCCAAACTTGTCCTTGGGATCTTCTTGAGAACAAAAACCttcttttctcatttctccCGCTCGTAAGGGTAATGTATCACCTGGTCCAGTATCACCCAAGAATATAACTTTCtcagagaaaagaagaaaggtcAGTAGATAGAGAagagatgaaaaaaataacttaCCAGAATGCCTATGTGCTATCTGATTTCCATACAAGGGTTTTTTGAGCAAAATTGTTCCAGGAAAAACCATCAAGTTGATCTTGTTCAAACTACGCTTTTCACTGTCTTCTACAGGTACAAAGCCAAAACCCTCTGTCCATGTCGCCACCAAATCTGGAATGGCAGCTACGACAAGCTTTTCCACCTTAAAAGATAATAGCATCTACAAAGAAAGAGACATGTTAACATGAATCAATTAGAAAGACTTAAATGATAAAAATCTGCTGGACCAGTGAATTCCAAAATTGGAGCTCAAACTTGTaagatatatattttacatCTACACCTCTTCAATAGCAGTGACAAGGCGTCGGCACATTCCCTGGCGACGGTATCGACTGCAAGTTGCAATAAGCGGCATCTCTGCAACTGCTGTTCCATGCACCCTGCCAAAAACAAAGGTAAGCAAAATATAcctatacccaaaaaaaaaaaaaaaaaaaaaaaaaaacagttacAGAGGCAACAACCCAGTCATACTCATAAGTTCAAAACTCACAACCAGGAAGCAGTAAGAAACTCTGAAAACTTAGATTTGTAAAGAATTGAGAATCCACATTGAAATTGGTTATGCCTAGTTAAAGACAGGAGAGCTAAGAAGAACAGAAGAAATGTTCAGACAGTGTCGGTGTACAGAACCACATGCATGTACCAAAATGATagtgatgcatacacaaagaTGTCAGTGCCAAGTATTGAAAACCTCCAAACCATCAGGTCTTGGCAATGCAACCTAATTAATGCTCTCCAcacagaagaaagaaaagatttgAGAAACCATTCGCTAGAGCAGGTAATCCTACGATGTGAGCGaccaattattttatattcgAACAGTACTCTTGAATGCTAAAAGAATCCAAAGAATTAAACTTTTGCAAtagaacaatttttttatttttttattttttttctccgtTGGGTCCGAGCGGCTGGGAAGGGTAATTTTTTACTTAATGGTTGTACCAACTTCCGTtgcattccatacataaaaactCATACCCCTCAATGAATATATTGCAGCCATATGACAAGCCACATGGTGCGCCCCATCATTGAGTAAAAGAGTTCTCTAAGGGAGCATTAGTCATTTCTTCTCATTTATTATTGAAGTCAAGAAGATAATGTCCATGAACCACCGAGGTTCGGGTGAAGTgtatagaaaaggaaaattatcTTACAATTTGGACGTTCGTtttttatagggaaaaaaaaaaaacatgacaACAGATATCAACGACTAAAATAATGAGGATGCAAGCTGGAGATTTAAACAATAGATCAAAATATTGATGTGAAGTCTGATATGAAATTAATACCACAAGAACTgagcaacaaacaaaaaaaaaaaaaaaaatacacgaAAACTGGAAAATCGACTCCCTACAAACAGCTTCATTTCAGTACTACCTGATTGATGCTACAGATATCAACACATCATCTTTCTCCAAAACTGCAGCATAAAAGCCTTGAAAATTCAAACGTGCAAAATCTGACCTGAAGGTTacatacaaaattaataagcAATTCATAGAAACAAATGACCAATTGAGAAGCCACTTTCACTTAAAAGAAATGACAGCAAATTTGAAGAGGAAGTGATGCTTCATATATAACTGTACCCAAAGATACACTTTAAGAGCCCTACTTATCAGAGCAATGAATAGCCATTACTGGCCAAAGAAAAGGATAATCTCATAAAAAGGTGTGAGGTGAACATGCGGAAGGGATAGAAAACACCAACCATAAACAAGACTGAAATTCtgtagaaataaaaaattatataaaagtaACATCAGTAGTTAAATGTGCACCCATATCAGTTCaatatttcttaaaataacaaatttcaCAAGCTtcacaaagagagagaaaaacagaagTCAGAAGATTATCAGGGCTGTTCACCACAGAGATGATCTCACCCCCAATTGTATAAAACATGGGGTATCATGTCTATGCCAGTTCTAGGATCGACCATAGACAAAAAGCATTCCTCCATGATTGTAAGAGCAACAGCTAATCTTGTATTGCATTCTGCCTTCAGCGCAAACCGTTGAGCAGAATGAACCTTTTGGTCATCATGAATGCATCTAAGAAGCGTCCACGAAAATCCATCAGCAACATGATTAATGTAGCCAACGCGAGATTGAAGACCTGAATAAACCTACACACGGACGTTAAAAAAGtaatcaaattaatcaaaaccaGAAAGAGTAGTAAATGAAGACTGATAAATTCATGTTgctctctaaaaattttaCATTGCTCTTTCATAGAACTTATGACaacttggaagaagaaaatcacaaGGAACAAAGAAACAACTACTAGGGTCATCACTATAACCAAGTAAAGATCATCACTAATTCCTCTTTTAGTTATGAAGGCTAGTTATGCCTCTTTTAGGCTTTACGACGGCAGGCTCTTATCTTGAAACGTAAAATGAATTACATCGATGACAACTGAAATagcaaaagtaaaaataaaataaaataaaatagatgaTGACAATGATAGAAtaatgaaagagaaaattcaagtaaattgagaagaagaaaaaattgctTATCTTCAACTTTGTGCTTTGCATGGAATAagagaattcaaatttatCATAAGTAAAActaatgaaattgaaggaagAAACTATAAGGCAGGGCCTAACATGATCATTTGAAACCATAAAAGAACTAGAAAGCAATTGACAGGGaaccaaatgaaaataaaaaatgttggCATAGTTATTTCGGATAAAATTCTTAGCTGCAAAATACCATCACATACAagttatataataaataaataaaacagatttgtttttgcaattatAATCACCTCCCTTGATAGTGAAAACACCACTTAAAGGAAGGCAGCAAGTAAGATTGCTGCCCTAATTAAAAAGAATGTAGTTCTCAATATAATTTACAAGACAATCAACATTTTGCAAGTGTTGGACTGAATATTAGGATGATGCTTCGGGAAAGCAAAACCACCATATttcatttatagaaaaaagTGTTTGTAATAACATTGCAAGTCCTTACTTTACCAATAAAACAGTGCCATGAAaaatcaataatttatttatgggTTAAACATGACAGATCTTCTATGTTAGAAGATTTGTAAGATAATACAAAATTACCTCCTGACAGCTTCTATCACAGAACCAAGAATCCAGTATGGCTCCATatgcatatttttctttcatgcaTGCCTCATGATCTGTtcataaaagttaaaattattTGGTAAACTAgataatttaaagaaaaaataacataacTAAAAGGTAGAGTCCAACTTAACCACAAGATGGTCACTAATAACAGACAGGAAATTAATTAGAAccagaataataataaataatactaaaaaatattagaaaaacattactaaaaatattagaaaaacaGTTCCTAGAGGTCTAAAAGGCAAAAAAGggacaagagaagaaaataataaatacgTCCTTACTTCAAAGAATTGGATTGAACTTCATTACACAAAGGAGATACAGTATGAGTGGATAAATTATGGCAATTAATTTCCCATTTTGATATATAATACTTCTGTTTCTAATCAACTCCAACATGCTTCAAAAGCAACACGTTGTCTGGAAATAGTTAAACAGTATGCCAATTGAATATTTacaataaaaactaaaatctaCTAATGGAAAAACATTGATTAAAATCTAGGTCACATTATGATGAAATCATCCAATTCCTTAATAAATACTTTTTCGCATTGACATATCCATCAAAGGAAACAGTGAAAATATTACTTATATACTTCTAAGAAGGGTAATTACCACATTAAATTAGGTaccatattaaattttaacatGTACATGCCACATCAAACTATTCCAAAGTTATCTACATGTACTGAAAGCAGTTTAGGTACAAGAAAGATAATCTAGAAACGAGAATATTACATTTATGTTCACACTGTGAACATTTAAATCCATCAGAAGTACTTGAAGCCTCTTTATCATTGACGAAATCACCACATATCCAACAGGTGCAGTTTGGGCAGTACCAGCTGCCTTCAGGAAGCTCCTGaagttcaaatataaaaacagATAATTAGTTTACAGTAAGAGGAAAACAAGCAAAAACTCCAAAATAGTCACAACTCAACACAAAATCCTGATAAGAATGAAAACCCAAAGGTTATTAAATTGATAATCTATAGCCTGAAATTATGGAAACAAATATTATTGTTctagaaacaaaataaaataaaaagaagacatTCAAACAATAACTGATTAATATGACAACTATTCCTCCAACGGCATCAAGACTTAAAATACAAAGCTAGCATGCGTTCTGGAGCAACACAAACAGAAGCTTGTATTCAAATCAATTAAGAACAACTTCTCCTCCCAGACGTACATGATGCAAAAGTTATGCCAGCATAGCATTGATGAGTATGGATATATAAAATAAGGAGAAGAATTCAGGAAAGAGAACCAGCATAAATATACAACACTAGCGAAAGCAAACCTGCAGAGACAAACAAGCCTGATGAAAAGTAGAGGGGCAGTTATCACAGCATATCAACTCGCCACCATCACCACAAAGTCCACATGAATCatcattttgatcattttcatCAGCTCGCACAACTTGGGTTCCCCTTTTCCTGCTTTTGTATTCAGCTGACCAGGCTTGAAGCTGGCATAAGGTGAAGGGCTGACCAGATTCCATAAAAAGATTCAAACATGGACGATTCTGTTTGAACCCACTATGAGTCTTGAACTCAGAAACTGTAATTACTTTACTGCAACACTTACAAAAAATGCCATCCCTGGTAACCAGACCATCTTTAAGGACAGCACCATCCTTGGGGTTCCGATACTGAATGACATCATCCAAAGATATGACACCAGCATCAATTAACCAAGACAAAACTGTTCGCACTCCTGCAGAATACCACTTTCCATCCTTAAAGTGCTTTCCCCCACTACCCAGGCTTCTTGGAAGCAACTTGCAACGGCTCTTTTGGCTTTTACCCTTCCTATGTGCTCTTGATTTGCTGGCTTTCTTTCTAGAAAAATATCGAGCAGGACTAGGGCTaaaatctttgtttttaataatagCTGAAACCAACAAGTCATCATCTTCAATTTGGCATCGAGACGATTTCCTTTTTCCAGTTTTAAAATCATCACATTCACGATTAATCCTCATCAACTTTGAGCATTTTCTCCCAATCTGTTGCTGGTAGGAGTCGAGAGGTAAGGACGTCCTGCGACTTCCTTTACATATTTTATTACCTGCAAATTCATCCTGGACCTCTTTCAACTTTGACTGGGTACCATTAGCATCAACACACTGTGAATCAGCATTCTCAGTAGAAGTAAAACCAAAAAGGCCACTTTGGTATATCGAGCTTGGTTCAATTTCGGATATCTTTTTAGACTTCCTacgtatttttcttttcaaaagatCACTTGTGCAGTTTCGTTGGTAATCTAATGATCCCTGCAGAGCACTTTCCAGCTTATCATCAACCTTGTCTCCCTGCAATTCATCTTTTTCCTCAGAATAATCCACTGATACATCTTCCATAACTTCCTTAGTTGTTTCTACATCAAGTCCAGAACTCTGTTTATTAAAGCTTAGGGAATTTGCATTGCTATTTTGGTGAGGAGATACAGCTTCAGAACCTCCATGCACATTGTTACATTTTCTGGAAGTAATAGGTTCATCACGATGAGTAGCTGACTGGATGCAAGTGCCACCAGACCCACAAACTGGTAAGGAAATGAAATCCAGACTACTTGTTCTATTTTCAATTCTATTCCCAGCATTCACCAAGCACTGACATTCTACATTAGCTGAATCATTAGATTGGCCCGTAAGCAATTTCACTTCCTTGCGACTTGTCTGTCCATAAAATCCCTCAGGAACTGCCAATCCAGCCCTGCTGACCAGAGTTGAATCACAGAGGGGAGCTGACACATCTTCCTGAGCACAgcgattttttatattattgcCACTAGTCAAGGCCAAAGAAGAATCAGTCTCATGGTTCGGATCAATAACTAAACTCTGACTTGCTTTAACAATCTCTCCCTTTCTCAGACTACCAATCTTTCTCTCAATGAACACGACACTCACAAAAGGATCTAAAAGCCTCCACCAATAAGCCAATGCAGTATCAGGTTCTGGATGATTCATCTCTTTCTCAATATTTGCTAAAGCACCAGATAGATCTGACCAGAACTGACTGATATCGGCCCACTCCTTTGGATCATCTTCCTGCAGCAAACTGTAACTATCCGCAAACAAAAGTTCTCCACATAACCGCCAAGCTTTGGGGAACTCACGAATATATTTTCCCTTAGGTGTTTTATAAACAGACTCCATATAACTTCTACTAGGTCTTTTTCGCCTCTCAATATACCATCCTGCAGCTTCAAGTAAGCGAGCAACATGACATTGGAGAACTGGACGAGGGTCCTTACTAGCGTCTATCTTCAAGGCAACATCGGATACATCCAAATCAGGAGCTTCGAATCCCTTGGGTTTTCCCTCAGCATGTAGAGGAGTTTCCAATTTATCCAGAACAGTGACTACTGGACTTGCAACCAGAAGCCTGGCTGAGAAGCTCTCATGCAAAACAGGTGAAGCAATAGCTTTACTTACACATACTTCCTTTCTATCATCCCCATCTGAGGTTGGCAATCTGCACGTTGGAACATCTGGGTCACCTACTATGCCCGCTTTGTCAAGTTCTGCATGTTTCTTTAACAAATAGCAACTAGTTGTGACTCCCTGACTAGAAGATTCGACCAAACGAAATGTAACCGTATCAGAGACAGAGTTTGTAGCTGGGTCAGACGTGCCAGAAACCATTTCTTTTGGAACTACTGATGAAATGACCTTTCCTAAAAGAGGTTTGGTATTAGAAAGCTCATCAACTGAAAACTTCATTCTCTTAACAGTCACATCGTCTTCATTCCTATCTAACAAAGCAGATCTGTCCAAGCAAAATGCCGGTGCAGAGGTTTCTCTAAATTCTTCGGTTGCATTATAAAACTCCTCCAAACAAGTATTTTTAGAGGATGAGTGACTCGTCACAACTGAGTTTTCACTGTTGGATGACAGTGCTCCGTCTGTGTTCTTACTTGAATTATCACATTCAAA of Prunus dulcis chromosome 4, ALMONDv2, whole genome shotgun sequence contains these proteins:
- the LOC117624188 gene encoding increased DNA methylation 1; this translates as MFLSKEIEDLHDDGVEGSKTERCIFTEVFFGQDIVGASKRCLVTGVINFECDNSSKNTDGALSSNSENSVVTSHSSSKNTCLEEFYNATEEFRETSAPAFCLDRSALLDRNEDDVTVKRMKFSVDELSNTKPLLGKVISSVVPKEMVSGTSDPATNSVSDTVTFRLVESSSQGVTTSCYLLKKHAELDKAGIVGDPDVPTCRLPTSDGDDRKEVCVSKAIASPVLHESFSARLLVASPVVTVLDKLETPLHAEGKPKGFEAPDLDVSDVALKIDASKDPRPVLQCHVARLLEAAGWYIERRKRPSRSYMESVYKTPKGKYIREFPKAWRLCGELLFADSYSLLQEDDPKEWADISQFWSDLSGALANIEKEMNHPEPDTALAYWWRLLDPFVSVVFIERKIGSLRKGEIVKASQSLVIDPNHETDSSLALTSGNNIKNRCAQEDVSAPLCDSTLVSRAGLAVPEGFYGQTSRKEVKLLTGQSNDSANVECQCLVNAGNRIENRTSSLDFISLPVCGSGGTCIQSATHRDEPITSRKCNNVHGGSEAVSPHQNSNANSLSFNKQSSGLDVETTKEVMEDVSVDYSEEKDELQGDKVDDKLESALQGSLDYQRNCTSDLLKRKIRRKSKKISEIEPSSIYQSGLFGFTSTENADSQCVDANGTQSKLKEVQDEFAGNKICKGSRRTSLPLDSYQQQIGRKCSKLMRINRECDDFKTGKRKSSRCQIEDDDLLVSAIIKNKDFSPSPARYFSRKKASKSRAHRKGKSQKSRCKLLPRSLGSGGKHFKDGKWYSAGVRTVLSWLIDAGVISLDDVIQYRNPKDGAVLKDGLVTRDGIFCKCCSKVITVSEFKTHSGFKQNRPCLNLFMESGQPFTLCQLQAWSAEYKSRKRGTQVVRADENDQNDDSCGLCGDGGELICCDNCPSTFHQACLSLQELPEGSWYCPNCTCWICGDFVNDKEASSTSDGFKCSQCEHKYHEACMKEKYAYGAILDSWFCDRSCQEVYSGLQSRVGYINHVADGFSWTLLRCIHDDQKVHSAQRFALKAECNTRLAVALTIMEECFLSMVDPRTGIDMIPHVLYNWGSDFARLNFQGFYAAVLEKDDVLISVASIRVHGTAVAEMPLIATCSRYRRQGMCRRLVTAIEEMLLSFKVEKLVVAAIPDLVATWTEGFGFVPVEDSEKRSLNKINLMVFPGTILLKKPLYGNQIAHRHSGDTLPLRAGEMRKEGFCSQEDPKDKFGQHLDDISCRNKTGVEAENEFVEGVKLQEVEGSKLFIGGDNKAGASTLETGGSTDVGIQSRETIIGFVQQPDEKCSGNNTGAETETQTESALGAKTDVESVKQSDGKCHADRMVVDAEIGLEGKNLLELQAEVELTVQPSEGIGCQIEVGVAESDISQMNPKDLLQSEVDTKMEIAECVEQCKENYCIKEPEVRVMESKNVQVGEAKGSTLQGQFSKLSCEEPAPTLGNRQPETVANVKSLNMYDEIQLSVDEQSQK